The following proteins come from a genomic window of Hymenobacter canadensis:
- the rlmB gene encoding 23S rRNA (guanosine(2251)-2'-O)-methyltransferase RlmB, producing MEKSNDDRPRPLKPRRTFFDSENRPVPRTPRRDFGDDSPGGYRRPEARPEGRDDNRSENRPDNRGGQRFDGGPRGNAGRPSGGGDKPFYSHRPAADHNIDMLFGLRPILEALHAGRTLEKIFLLRGTKNSITQEINDLARERGTPVSMVPTEKLDGLTRKNHQGAVAFVSPIDYMPLDSILAGLYEEGKVPFLLILDRVTDVRNFGAIARNAECMGVHAIVVPARGAAQINGDAVKTSAGALNLIPVCREANLRDSLNFLRQSGVQIVACTEKSDASLEAATVDMTGPVAVLMGSEEDGISPEYLQLADHRLRIPMTGQIGSLNVSVASGIMLFEVLRQRLTASKA from the coding sequence ATGGAGAAAAGCAACGACGACCGCCCCCGGCCGCTAAAACCGCGCCGCACATTTTTTGACTCGGAAAACCGCCCTGTGCCGCGCACCCCGCGCCGCGACTTCGGCGACGACTCGCCCGGTGGCTACCGCCGCCCCGAAGCCCGCCCAGAAGGCCGCGACGACAACCGTTCCGAAAACCGGCCGGACAACCGCGGCGGCCAGCGCTTTGACGGCGGGCCCCGTGGCAACGCCGGCCGCCCATCCGGCGGCGGCGACAAGCCGTTCTACTCGCACCGCCCGGCTGCCGACCACAACATCGACATGCTGTTCGGTTTGCGCCCTATTCTGGAAGCGCTACACGCCGGCCGGACGCTGGAAAAGATTTTCCTGCTTCGCGGCACCAAGAACAGCATCACCCAGGAAATCAACGACCTGGCCCGTGAGCGGGGCACGCCTGTTTCGATGGTGCCCACCGAAAAGCTCGACGGCCTTACCCGCAAAAACCACCAGGGCGCGGTAGCCTTCGTATCGCCCATCGACTATATGCCGCTGGACAGCATTCTGGCGGGCCTGTATGAAGAAGGCAAAGTACCTTTCCTGCTGATTCTGGACCGCGTGACCGACGTGCGTAACTTCGGCGCCATTGCCCGCAACGCCGAGTGTATGGGCGTGCACGCCATTGTGGTGCCCGCCCGCGGCGCCGCCCAGATCAACGGCGACGCCGTGAAAACCTCTGCCGGGGCCCTGAACCTGATTCCGGTGTGCCGCGAAGCCAACCTGCGCGACAGCCTGAACTTCCTACGCCAGTCGGGCGTGCAGATTGTAGCCTGCACCGAGAAGTCCGACGCCAGCCTGGAAGCCGCCACCGTCGACATGACCGGCCCCGTGGCCGTGCTTATGGGCAGCGAGGAAGACGGCATCAGCCCCGAGTACCTGCAGCTCGCCGACCACCGCCTCCGCATCCCGATGACCGGCCAGATTGGCTCGCTCAACGTGTCGGTCGCCAGCGGCATTATGCTGTTTGAAGTATTGCGCCAGCGTCTTACCGCCAGCAAAGCATAG
- a CDS encoding T9SS type A sorting domain-containing protein: MKISTRFFGMVGLLLASLTGYAATVVVQVGGADGSNVFSPQNVTIRPGDQVRWEWVSGFHPSVADDGVSFAAFNVSANAPATRGPFTALGTITYHCQPHAFQATPGGPWQGMVGSITVSNAPLATLDSKAAAIGLSLYPNPSKGMVMLTVNQKPGAEYKLRLSNIIGREVRTFTLRPEAATNGMPLNLSDLPAGMYVYSLLLHDKVVATKRLVLQN, translated from the coding sequence ATGAAAATATCTACGCGTTTTTTTGGGATGGTGGGCTTGCTGCTGGCCTCGCTCACGGGCTACGCGGCCACGGTGGTGGTGCAGGTCGGCGGCGCCGACGGCTCCAACGTCTTCTCGCCCCAGAACGTCACCATCCGCCCCGGCGACCAGGTACGCTGGGAGTGGGTATCGGGCTTCCATCCTTCGGTGGCCGATGACGGCGTGTCGTTTGCTGCTTTCAATGTATCGGCCAATGCTCCGGCCACGCGCGGGCCGTTCACGGCGCTGGGTACCATCACCTACCACTGCCAGCCGCACGCCTTCCAGGCGACACCCGGTGGGCCTTGGCAGGGTATGGTGGGCAGCATTACGGTGAGTAATGCGCCGCTGGCTACTCTCGACTCGAAAGCAGCCGCCATTGGCCTCAGCCTCTACCCCAACCCCAGCAAGGGCATGGTGATGCTGACGGTGAACCAGAAACCTGGTGCCGAGTACAAGCTGCGCCTGAGCAACATCATCGGGCGGGAAGTGCGCACGTTTACCCTGCGCCCCGAAGCGGCCACCAACGGCATGCCCCTGAACCTGTCCGATCTGCCCGCTGGCATGTACGTCTACAGCCTGCTGCTCCACGACAAAGTGGTGGCCACCAAGCGGCTGGTGCTGCAGAACTAA
- a CDS encoding mannose-1-phosphate guanylyltransferase → MTPNTYLVVMAGGIGSRFWPFSRTHLPKQFHDVMGVGRSMLQLTVERFQGICPPENVFVVTNRDYMELVHQHLPALPADQILGEPIGRNTAPCIAYASYRIAQRDPKAVIVVTPADHAVLREVEFQRIINQAVEAARENEILITLGIQPSRPDTGYGYIQYLDEEVAEKLPKGLKKVKTFTEKPNLELAQMFLNSGDFLWNSGLFVWRADAIIHAFHQYLGDIAEVFDEGIAQLGTPAESEFIAAAYTRCRNISIDYGVMEKADNVYVLPADFGWSDLGTWDSLHRMGHHDADNNVVDGDAILYDTRECVIKTPAERLVVVQGLDGYIIAEYDNVLLICKRTEEQRVKDFVADVKAKKGLGYN, encoded by the coding sequence ATGACACCAAATACCTATCTCGTAGTGATGGCCGGCGGCATTGGTAGCCGCTTCTGGCCTTTTAGCCGTACGCACCTGCCCAAACAGTTCCACGACGTAATGGGAGTCGGGCGCTCCATGTTGCAGCTCACGGTGGAGCGCTTTCAGGGAATCTGCCCACCCGAAAACGTTTTTGTGGTTACAAACCGCGACTACATGGAACTAGTGCATCAGCACTTGCCCGCGCTGCCGGCTGATCAGATTCTGGGGGAGCCTATCGGCCGCAATACGGCTCCCTGCATTGCCTACGCCAGCTACCGCATCGCGCAACGTGACCCCAAAGCGGTAATCGTTGTGACGCCCGCCGACCATGCGGTATTGCGTGAGGTCGAGTTCCAGCGCATTATCAATCAGGCCGTTGAGGCCGCCCGGGAAAACGAAATCCTGATAACACTCGGCATCCAGCCCTCCCGGCCGGATACCGGTTATGGGTATATTCAGTATCTGGACGAGGAGGTAGCGGAAAAGCTTCCTAAAGGCCTGAAAAAGGTGAAAACCTTCACCGAGAAGCCCAATCTGGAGTTGGCCCAGATGTTCCTCAATAGCGGGGATTTTCTCTGGAATTCAGGCCTGTTCGTCTGGCGCGCCGATGCCATCATTCATGCCTTTCACCAGTATCTGGGAGACATTGCGGAAGTGTTCGACGAGGGCATTGCGCAACTGGGCACTCCGGCTGAAAGCGAGTTCATTGCCGCCGCCTACACCCGCTGCCGCAACATCAGTATCGACTACGGGGTGATGGAAAAGGCCGATAACGTGTATGTGCTTCCCGCCGACTTCGGCTGGAGCGACCTGGGCACCTGGGACTCGCTGCACCGCATGGGCCACCATGATGCCGACAATAACGTGGTGGACGGCGACGCCATTCTGTATGATACCCGCGAGTGCGTCATCAAAACTCCCGCTGAGCGTCTGGTGGTGGTGCAGGGGCTGGATGGCTATATCATTGCGGAATATGACAACGTGCTGCTAATCTGCAAGCGCACGGAAGAGCAGCGCGTAAAGGATTTTGTGGCGGACGTAAAAGCGAAAAAGGGCTTAGGCTACAATTAG
- the ftsH gene encoding ATP-dependent zinc metalloprotease FtsH, producing the protein MSDNTPKKKKPMLPTPAPKPGMQLWLLAGLVLFLCAWLFFNQSGSTVEINQQKFEQMYAAGDVRDVKLLTDRRMVEVALRNEAIKSGRYNQLLSRRGPLTLDTSPQFGFQVVDGKTFKEDFEKLQANVPLEKRIGLSFDTRTGYGDLITTWGFTILLFVGFWFLMRRMSGGAGAGGQIFNIGKSRAALFDGGDKVKITFKDVAGLEEAKEEVQEIVEFLKNPSKFTVLGGKIPKGALLVGPPGTGKTLLAKAVAGEADVPFFSLSGSDFVEMFVGVGAARVRDLFKQAKAKAPCIIFIDEIDAIGRSRSRGNVPGGNDERENTLNSLLVEMDGFGTDSGVIILAATNRPDTLDSALLRPGRFDRQISIDKPDINGRTEIFQVHLKPITLGPDVEARKLAAMTPGFAGAEIANVCNEAALIAARRDKKMVTMQDFTDAVDRVIGGLEKKNKIISPDEKRIVAYHEAGHAIAGWFLEHADPLVKVSIVPRGVAALGYAQYLPREQFLYNTEQLTDEMCMTLGGRAAEDIVFGKISTGALSDLERITKMAYSIVTMYGMNAKLGNISFYDSKGQNEYGFSKPYSEATSQMIDEEVRTIIENAYIRTKELLTERRHELEVVAKELLEKEVLLQDDLERLVGKRPHGVQTNYQAHMAGTDRSETLSERKQEHPGVPLSNDLPDLNLPGVDADRPGSTGATSEPSGSAVTPM; encoded by the coding sequence ATGTCTGATAACACGCCCAAAAAGAAAAAGCCCATGCTGCCCACGCCTGCTCCCAAACCCGGGATGCAGCTGTGGCTGCTGGCGGGGTTGGTGCTGTTTCTGTGCGCCTGGTTGTTTTTCAACCAAAGCGGCAGCACGGTAGAAATCAACCAGCAAAAATTCGAGCAGATGTACGCCGCCGGCGACGTGCGCGACGTGAAGCTGCTCACGGACCGCCGCATGGTGGAGGTGGCGCTGCGCAACGAAGCCATCAAGTCGGGCCGCTACAACCAGCTGCTCAGCCGCCGCGGCCCGCTCACCCTCGACACCAGCCCGCAGTTCGGGTTCCAGGTGGTCGACGGCAAAACCTTCAAGGAGGACTTCGAGAAGCTGCAGGCCAACGTGCCGCTGGAAAAGCGCATCGGCCTGAGCTTCGATACGCGCACCGGCTACGGCGACCTGATTACCACTTGGGGCTTCACCATTCTGCTGTTCGTGGGCTTCTGGTTCCTGATGCGCCGCATGAGCGGTGGGGCAGGGGCCGGCGGCCAGATCTTCAACATCGGCAAAAGCCGCGCTGCCCTCTTTGATGGCGGCGACAAGGTGAAAATCACGTTCAAGGACGTGGCCGGTCTGGAAGAAGCCAAAGAGGAAGTACAGGAGATTGTGGAGTTCCTCAAGAACCCCAGCAAGTTCACCGTCCTTGGTGGTAAGATTCCGAAAGGTGCCTTGCTGGTAGGTCCTCCCGGTACCGGCAAAACCCTGCTCGCCAAGGCCGTAGCCGGCGAAGCCGACGTGCCGTTCTTCTCACTGTCGGGATCCGACTTCGTGGAGATGTTCGTGGGCGTGGGCGCGGCCCGGGTTCGGGACCTGTTCAAGCAGGCCAAAGCCAAGGCGCCCTGCATCATCTTCATTGATGAGATTGACGCCATCGGCCGCAGCCGCAGCCGCGGCAACGTGCCCGGCGGCAACGACGAGCGCGAAAACACGCTCAACTCGCTGCTGGTGGAGATGGACGGCTTCGGTACCGACTCCGGGGTTATTATCCTGGCCGCTACCAACCGCCCTGATACGCTGGACTCGGCCCTGCTGCGTCCCGGTCGCTTCGACCGCCAGATCAGCATCGACAAGCCCGACATCAACGGTCGTACCGAGATTTTCCAAGTGCATTTGAAGCCGATTACGCTCGGCCCGGACGTGGAAGCCCGTAAGCTGGCGGCCATGACGCCCGGTTTCGCCGGTGCTGAAATTGCCAACGTCTGCAACGAAGCCGCCCTGATTGCCGCCCGCCGCGACAAGAAGATGGTAACCATGCAGGACTTCACCGATGCCGTGGACCGCGTAATCGGGGGCCTGGAGAAGAAAAACAAGATCATCAGCCCCGACGAGAAGCGCATTGTGGCTTACCACGAGGCCGGCCACGCCATTGCGGGCTGGTTCCTGGAGCACGCCGACCCGTTGGTAAAAGTGAGCATCGTGCCCCGAGGGGTGGCGGCGCTGGGCTACGCGCAGTATCTGCCGCGCGAGCAGTTCCTCTACAACACCGAGCAGCTCACTGACGAAATGTGCATGACCCTGGGTGGTCGGGCTGCCGAGGACATCGTGTTCGGTAAGATTTCGACCGGTGCTCTTTCCGACCTGGAGCGCATCACCAAGATGGCTTATTCCATCGTGACGATGTACGGCATGAACGCCAAGCTGGGCAACATTTCCTTCTACGACTCGAAAGGGCAGAATGAGTACGGTTTCTCGAAGCCCTACTCGGAAGCTACTTCGCAGATGATTGACGAGGAAGTGCGCACCATCATCGAAAACGCCTACATCCGGACCAAGGAGCTGCTCACCGAACGCCGGCACGAGCTGGAAGTGGTGGCCAAGGAGCTGCTGGAGAAGGAAGTGCTGTTGCAGGATGATCTGGAGCGCCTTGTGGGCAAACGCCCGCACGGTGTGCAAACCAACTACCAGGCCCACATGGCCGGCACCGACCGCTCGGAAACCCTGAGCGAGCGGAAGCAGGAGCACCCCGGCGTGCCCCTCAGCAACGACCTGCCCGACCTGAACCTGCCCGGCGTTGACGCCGACCGCCCCGGTTCCACTGGCGCCACCTCTGAGCCTAGCGGCTCGGCCGTAACGCCGATGTAA
- a CDS encoding biotin--[acetyl-CoA-carboxylase] ligase produces the protein MEPLSPHTLFTGRQVHWLPECASTNSEAQHLLGENRATDGCVVITDKQTAGKGQRGNTWEAKPGENLTLSVVWRPAFLAAQDQFLLSQAVALAVHDWACTLLGFGNLLRVKWPNDLLYGNQKFGGILIENTLNGTMIQHSVVGIGLNVNQQEFGVPTATSLALLTGRAYALAPLASRLLECLERRYLQLRAGRIAALRYDYLHVLYRYQEPHSFEVGGQQITGEIVGVDDAGRLALQVQDQLRHFDLKEIRYLL, from the coding sequence GTGGAGCCTCTTTCCCCGCATACTCTCTTCACGGGCCGCCAGGTGCACTGGCTGCCCGAATGTGCCTCCACAAACAGCGAAGCACAGCATTTGCTTGGCGAAAACCGCGCCACCGACGGCTGCGTGGTTATTACCGACAAACAGACTGCCGGAAAGGGTCAGCGGGGCAACACCTGGGAGGCTAAGCCCGGCGAGAACCTGACGCTTTCGGTAGTGTGGCGGCCTGCCTTTCTGGCCGCTCAGGACCAATTCCTGCTCAGCCAGGCCGTGGCCCTAGCCGTGCACGACTGGGCATGCACGCTACTGGGGTTTGGCAATTTGTTGCGGGTGAAATGGCCCAACGACCTGCTGTACGGCAACCAGAAGTTTGGCGGCATCCTGATTGAAAACACGCTCAACGGCACAATGATTCAGCATAGTGTGGTAGGAATCGGGCTGAATGTCAACCAGCAGGAATTTGGGGTGCCCACGGCCACGTCGCTGGCGCTGCTGACCGGGCGCGCCTATGCCCTGGCCCCGCTGGCCTCGCGGCTGCTGGAGTGCCTGGAGCGGCGCTACCTGCAGCTGCGCGCCGGCCGCATTGCCGCCCTCCGCTATGATTACCTGCACGTGCTGTACCGCTACCAGGAGCCGCATTCCTTTGAAGTAGGCGGCCAGCAAATCACTGGCGAGATTGTGGGCGTCGACGATGCCGGCCGCCTAGCGCTGCAGGTGCAGGACCAGCTCCGGCACTTCGACCTGAAAGAAATCCGGTATCTGCTCTGA
- a CDS encoding GWxTD domain-containing protein has product MRLSIRLFLLSCCLLLSQLTQAQRRDFAGQYHPNRQLLADSRREGDSLRIYLLFPDASVLRQRQPLRVMAWASYDAKRPLWADTVRHLARRIRPDGEAARVEFCLPLARLPAGMVLSVASGSAADAASGDAAWLQFTPARLARPFLLTDSLGQPLLRAMVRAGEPFFVDRYGPDQPVSLRRYASPFVAALPPHADPARQSSAPPWLTVLDSLFARAGAALALPEPGLYTLRLPSEASMLGLLVTDSDYPNLTSADALIQPLIYLTTSTERAKLYAAPNPKRAVDEFWLAAAAGQQTLARQAIRTYYGRAAVANELFAAHKAGWMTDRGMLYMVLGAPDAVYRTAQEERWVYHGSDNGSSATYTFRPKPSTFAPEHYELVRRPEQERLWYAAVEQWRKATTTAPGR; this is encoded by the coding sequence GTGCGCCTTTCTATCCGTTTGTTTCTGCTCAGCTGCTGCCTGCTGCTAAGCCAGCTCACCCAGGCCCAGCGCCGCGACTTTGCCGGGCAGTACCACCCCAACCGGCAGTTGCTGGCCGACTCGCGCCGGGAAGGCGACAGCCTGCGCATTTATTTACTGTTCCCGGATGCCAGCGTACTCCGGCAGCGTCAGCCGCTGCGCGTGATGGCCTGGGCCTCCTATGACGCCAAACGCCCGCTCTGGGCGGATACCGTGCGCCACTTGGCCCGCCGCATCCGCCCCGATGGGGAGGCCGCCCGCGTCGAGTTCTGTTTGCCGCTGGCCCGGCTGCCGGCCGGCATGGTACTGAGCGTAGCCAGTGGCTCCGCCGCTGATGCCGCTTCCGGCGATGCGGCCTGGCTGCAGTTCACGCCGGCCCGGCTGGCACGCCCCTTCCTGCTCACCGACAGCTTGGGCCAGCCACTGCTACGGGCCATGGTGCGGGCCGGTGAGCCCTTTTTCGTGGACCGCTACGGCCCCGACCAACCCGTGAGCCTAAGGCGCTACGCCAGCCCGTTCGTGGCCGCCCTGCCCCCCCACGCCGACCCCGCCCGGCAGTCCTCGGCCCCGCCCTGGCTAACGGTACTGGATTCGTTGTTTGCCCGCGCCGGCGCGGCACTGGCCTTGCCGGAACCCGGCCTGTACACGCTGCGGCTACCCAGCGAAGCCAGCATGCTGGGCCTGCTCGTCACGGACAGCGACTATCCCAACCTGACTTCCGCCGATGCGCTTATTCAGCCCCTGATTTATTTGACGACATCTACTGAACGGGCGAAACTCTACGCCGCCCCCAACCCCAAGCGGGCCGTAGACGAGTTCTGGCTGGCGGCCGCGGCTGGCCAGCAGACGCTGGCCCGGCAGGCCATTCGCACGTATTACGGGCGGGCCGCCGTGGCCAATGAGTTGTTTGCAGCGCATAAAGCCGGCTGGATGACCGACCGGGGCATGCTCTACATGGTGCTGGGCGCCCCCGATGCCGTGTACCGCACCGCGCAGGAAGAGCGCTGGGTTTATCACGGTTCCGACAATGGCTCCTCGGCCACCTATACGTTCCGGCCCAAACCGAGTACCTTTGCCCCCGAACACTATGAACTGGTGCGCCGCCCCGAGCAAGAACGTCTCTGGTATGCCGCCGTGGAGCAATGGAGAAAAGCAACGACGACCGCCCCCGGCCGCTAA
- the rsfS gene encoding ribosome silencing factor, with protein MKSTLVRQDSDKLADVVVRGMQEKKALDVVVLNLKELKNAVADYFIICSASSDTQIEAIARSVEEEVEKLTGQNPWQTEGRTNREWVLLDYVDVVVHVFLRDRRQFYALEELWGDAEIRYVEEETVPAR; from the coding sequence ATGAAAAGTACCCTGGTTCGACAGGATTCGGACAAGTTGGCAGATGTAGTCGTGCGCGGCATGCAGGAGAAAAAGGCGCTTGACGTCGTTGTGCTCAATCTCAAAGAACTTAAAAACGCCGTAGCGGATTATTTTATCATCTGCTCGGCTTCCTCAGATACTCAAATCGAAGCCATTGCGCGCTCGGTGGAAGAAGAAGTGGAAAAACTCACTGGCCAGAATCCCTGGCAGACGGAAGGGCGCACCAACCGCGAGTGGGTGCTGCTCGACTACGTCGACGTGGTAGTGCACGTGTTCCTGCGCGACCGGCGCCAGTTCTACGCGCTGGAAGAGCTCTGGGGCGACGCCGAAATTCGGTACGTGGAGGAAGAAACGGTGCCGGCCCGGTAA
- a CDS encoding DUF2723 domain-containing protein: MRSYKSLNDVVGWLVFAIATLTYLLTLEPTASFWDCGEFIACSYKLLVPHPPGAPTFLLLGRIFSLFSFGDVTKVSVLVNALSALSSSFTVLFLFWSITMLAKKLVLHRPVAGHTVPGTPEPTSGQTLLILGAGAVGALSFAFSDSFWFNAVEGEVYAMSSLCTAAVVWIMLKWENRAHEADSDKWLILIAYVIGLSIGVHLLNLLAVPALAFIYYYRRTDNPTTIGGVVTLVVSLVIVGLILAGIIPGLPTLAGSFEVFFVNSAGLPFNSGIVIFLVLFIGLLWFGFRYSFSKRSRLVNTAMLSLVFILIGYTSYLIIPIRSSYHPTINENNPEEVLSFVSYLKREQYGDRPLLYGPQFNARPIRYEDGAPRYVREGDKYVVAEKRQNIVYDDADKMLLPRIYSPQPEHLYNYQKWVDVREGVKPTMGQNLSFLFRYQMGHQFWRYFLWNYVGRESDIQQSGGLWPWNASKAGLPERVADSPARNNFFAIPLILGLIGLFFQARRDSRNAFIVGLLFVFTGLAIVVYLNQPPIEPRERDYTFTGATYAFAIWIGLSVLGIAELLRKVLQADTARAIAASAIGLLAPAILVAQGWNDHDRSDRYNSVDSAKNLLNSLQPNAIVFTNGDNDTFPLWYAQEVEGVRTDVRVAVLSYLNTDWYIEQMRRRAYESQPLPISMPADRYKQGTNDYLPYAENPAVQEVNLKQFVDLVKQNSDLLKVSYGEGAPSMMSFPTRKFYLDVDTAAVEKLGLVPADRRKQLVSRMEWDMGKGAIEKKNLVILDMLATNNWKRPIYFSSTVAGSDFMNLQPYFQLEGMAYRVLPLKDPNYEPRSQDEGYVQKDLMFENMMKKFAFRNLNKPGIFYDENHLRFPANYRDKFARLANAYLADGNKAKAKEVLDKAFEVMPDATIPYDYYSPQFVPALVTVGEQARAQDIMDKMTSRAQVALAYYQTHNPALFDIENQTYLLGLQSVYRAAEQVGDQARAAKALELLQQYYPRQ, translated from the coding sequence ATGCGTTCCTACAAAAGCCTGAATGACGTAGTGGGCTGGCTGGTTTTTGCCATTGCCACCCTCACCTATCTGCTCACGCTCGAACCCACGGCCTCGTTCTGGGACTGTGGCGAGTTCATTGCCTGCTCCTACAAGCTGCTGGTGCCCCACCCTCCCGGGGCGCCCACGTTCCTGCTGCTGGGCCGCATCTTCTCGCTGTTTTCGTTCGGCGACGTCACGAAGGTGTCTGTGCTGGTGAATGCGCTGTCGGCGCTGAGCAGCTCGTTTACGGTGCTGTTTCTGTTTTGGAGCATCACGATGCTGGCCAAGAAGCTGGTGCTGCACCGTCCGGTGGCAGGCCACACGGTGCCTGGCACGCCGGAGCCTACTTCGGGCCAGACGCTGCTGATTCTGGGTGCCGGCGCGGTAGGTGCACTGAGCTTTGCCTTCTCCGACTCGTTCTGGTTTAATGCCGTGGAAGGCGAGGTGTACGCCATGTCGTCGTTGTGCACGGCGGCGGTGGTCTGGATTATGCTGAAATGGGAAAACCGCGCCCACGAGGCCGATTCCGACAAATGGCTGATTCTGATTGCCTACGTTATCGGCCTCAGCATCGGGGTTCACTTGCTGAACCTGCTGGCCGTGCCGGCACTGGCTTTCATCTACTACTACCGCCGCACCGACAACCCTACTACCATAGGCGGCGTGGTTACGCTGGTCGTGAGCCTCGTGATTGTGGGCCTGATTCTGGCCGGCATCATTCCGGGTCTGCCCACGCTGGCTGGCAGCTTCGAGGTGTTCTTCGTGAATTCGGCAGGCCTGCCTTTCAACTCAGGCATCGTTATTTTTCTGGTGCTGTTCATCGGGTTGCTGTGGTTTGGCTTCCGCTACTCGTTCAGCAAGCGTAGCCGCCTCGTCAACACGGCCATGCTGAGCCTGGTGTTCATCCTGATTGGCTACACCAGCTACCTCATCATCCCGATCCGCAGCAGCTACCACCCTACCATCAACGAAAACAACCCCGAGGAAGTGCTCAGCTTCGTGAGCTACCTCAAGCGCGAGCAGTACGGCGACCGGCCGCTGCTCTACGGCCCGCAGTTCAATGCCCGCCCGATCCGCTACGAGGACGGCGCCCCGCGCTACGTGCGCGAAGGCGACAAGTACGTGGTGGCGGAAAAGCGCCAGAACATCGTGTATGATGATGCCGACAAAATGCTGCTGCCGCGCATCTACAGCCCGCAGCCTGAACACCTCTACAACTACCAGAAATGGGTGGATGTGCGGGAAGGCGTGAAGCCGACCATGGGCCAGAACCTCTCGTTCCTGTTCCGCTACCAGATGGGTCACCAGTTCTGGCGCTACTTCCTGTGGAACTACGTGGGCCGCGAAAGCGACATTCAGCAATCGGGCGGCCTGTGGCCTTGGAACGCCAGCAAAGCCGGCCTACCGGAGCGCGTGGCTGATAGCCCGGCCCGCAATAATTTCTTCGCCATTCCGCTGATTCTGGGCCTGATTGGCCTGTTTTTCCAGGCGCGCCGCGACTCGCGCAACGCGTTCATCGTGGGCTTGCTGTTCGTGTTTACGGGCCTGGCCATTGTGGTGTACCTCAACCAGCCGCCCATCGAGCCCCGCGAGCGGGACTACACCTTCACGGGCGCTACCTACGCCTTCGCCATCTGGATTGGCCTGAGCGTGCTGGGCATTGCTGAGCTACTGCGCAAAGTGCTGCAGGCCGATACCGCCCGCGCCATTGCCGCCAGCGCCATCGGCTTGCTGGCCCCGGCCATTCTGGTGGCGCAGGGCTGGAACGACCACGACCGCTCGGACCGCTACAACTCCGTGGACTCGGCCAAAAACCTGCTCAACTCGTTGCAGCCGAACGCCATTGTATTCACCAACGGCGACAACGACACCTTCCCGCTCTGGTACGCCCAGGAAGTGGAGGGTGTGCGCACCGACGTACGGGTGGCCGTGCTCAGTTACCTCAACACCGACTGGTACATCGAGCAGATGCGCCGCCGCGCCTACGAGTCGCAGCCGCTGCCGATTTCCATGCCCGCCGACCGCTACAAGCAAGGCACCAACGACTACCTGCCCTACGCCGAAAACCCAGCCGTGCAGGAAGTGAACCTCAAGCAGTTCGTGGATCTGGTGAAGCAGAACAGTGACTTGCTGAAGGTTTCCTACGGCGAAGGTGCACCGTCCATGATGTCGTTCCCGACCCGCAAATTCTACCTCGACGTGGATACGGCGGCGGTGGAAAAGCTGGGCCTGGTGCCGGCCGACCGCCGCAAGCAGCTCGTGAGCCGCATGGAGTGGGACATGGGCAAGGGTGCCATCGAGAAGAAAAACCTGGTGATTCTGGACATGCTGGCCACCAACAACTGGAAGCGCCCCATCTACTTCTCCAGCACCGTCGCCGGCTCCGATTTCATGAATCTGCAGCCCTACTTCCAGCTCGAAGGCATGGCCTACCGCGTGCTGCCGCTGAAAGACCCGAATTACGAGCCCCGCAGCCAGGACGAAGGCTACGTGCAGAAGGACCTCATGTTTGAGAACATGATGAAGAAGTTCGCCTTCCGCAACCTCAACAAGCCCGGCATTTTCTACGACGAAAACCACCTGCGCTTCCCAGCCAACTACCGCGACAAGTTCGCGCGCCTGGCCAATGCCTACCTCGCCGACGGCAACAAGGCCAAAGCCAAGGAAGTGCTCGACAAAGCCTTCGAGGTGATGCCCGACGCCACGATTCCCTACGACTACTATTCGCCGCAGTTTGTGCCGGCGCTGGTGACCGTGGGCGAGCAGGCCCGCGCCCAGGACATCATGGACAAGATGACCAGCCGCGCCCAGGTGGCCCTGGCCTACTACCAGACGCATAATCCGGCCCTGTTCGACATCGAAAATCAGACGTATCTACTAGGCCTGCAGAGCGTGTACCGCGCCGCCGAGCAGGTCGGCGACCAGGCACGGGCGGCCAAGGCGCTGGAGCTGCTGCAGCAATACTACCCGCGCCAGTAG